Genomic segment of Sodaliphilus pleomorphus:
CTATCGTGGTTACAAGGGGCTCATCGATGATGAGATCGTTGATTTCCACACCCAGAACGTGTCGAATATCATACAACAGGGTGGTACAATCCTGAAGACTGCCCGCAGCAAGGAGTTTCCCACGCCCGAGGGGCACCAGCAGGCCTACGACAACATGAAGAAAGAGGGCATCGATGCCCTTGTGGTCATAGGCGGCGACGGCTCGCTCACGGGAGCCCGCCAGTTTGCCAGCGAGTATGATGTACCTATCATAGGCCTTCCCGGCACTATCGACAACGACCTCTACGGCACCGACCACACTATAGGCTACGACACGGCGCTCAACACCATCATGTGGTGTGTCGACCGCATTCGCGACACGGCCACCAGCCACGAGCGCCTGTTCTTTATCGAGGTGATGGGCCGCAACGCAGGCTTCCTGGCGCTCAACGGCGCCATTGCCAGCGGCGCCGAGGCTGCCATCATTCCCGAGATTTCGACCGAGGTCGACCAGCTGGCCGAACTCATACAGAACGGCTTCCGCAAGACCAAGAACTCGTCGATCGTGCTAGTGGCCGAGAGTCCCATCACGGGCGGCGCCATGGGCCTGGCCGAGCGTGTGCGCAAGGAGTATCCGCAATACGACGTGCGTGTCACCATCCTGGGTCACCTGCAGCGTGGCGGCAGCCCCACAGCACAAGACCGCATCCTGGCCTCGCGCATGGGCTCGGCGGCCATCGATGCCTTGCTCGAGGGCCAGCGCAACGTGATGATAGGCGATGCCAACGACGAGATCGTGTATGTGCCCTTCAGCAAGGCTATCAAAAACGACAAGCCCATCGACCGCGACCTGCTCAACATCTTGCGCCGCCTGTCGATATAGCCAGTGGCAATAGTTTAAAAAATGACTGCAACAATGGATTTTACTTTCAACGAGAAACAAGCCGTCGTGTCGGTAGTGATGGCGATGGCTCAGGCCGACGGGGTGATCGACCGCAACGAGCTGGCCTATTTTGAGCAGCTCGAAGACTACTTGCAGCTCAGTGTGGCTCAGTTGCACGACGTGATTGCCACCATCGACGACGACTACTCGCTGCTGGGCCTCGTCACCATCTCCAAGATGACGGCGGCCAAGAAGGCCGACGTGAAGCAGATGCTGCTGCACATGATGACCAGCGACAGCGACCTGCACCCCAAGGAGCTGGCCCTGTTCAACTTCATAGGGCGCGTCACCGGGCTCGATGCCGCTGCCGACTCGCTCAAGGGCGGGCACAATGGCAAACTCGACTACGACCCTGCCCGCGTGCTCGAGGGCGACAAGCAAAAGGCGCTCACGAGCGCCGAGAAGAAGCTCTTGGGCTCGGGAACGAAGAAAGCGTGATTCCTTTCTTTGATAGAGATTTGCTATAAATGCATGCAACAGGCCGCGGCACATCTTCAAGACAATGTGCCGCGGCCTGTGTATGTGTTGTGCAGTGCCCGATGCCGCAGAGGGGGGACGATGGCGCTCACTTGGGGCCTCAGCGCCCTATGCAGTGGTACTCAAAGCCCATGGACTCGAGCTCGCGGGCGTCGTAGATGTTGCGCCCGTCGATCACCAGCGGGTTGTGCATGAGCTGCTTCACCTTGTCCCAGGCCGGGATGTGGAACTGGCGCCACTCGGTGTGCAGGATCAGGGCATCGGCGCCTTTCACAGCGTCGTACATGTCCTCGCCGCAGTATATGTCGTTCCAGCGCAACTTGGCAATGTTCATCGTCACCGGGTCGTAGACGCGTATGTTGCAGCCAGCCTTGGTGAGCTCGTTGAGCGTCACAATGGCCGGGCCCTCGCTCATGTCGTCGGTTTCGGGCTTGAACGAGAGGCCCCACAGGGCCACGGTCTTGCCCTCGAGCTCGCCGTTGAAGCACTTCGACAGCTTTTCAAAGAGGATGCGCTTCTGGCAGTTGTTCACCTCGTCGACGGCCCGCAGCACGTCCATGCTGAAGTCGTTCACGTCGGCAATGTTTATCATGTCTTTGATGTCTTGCGAGAAGAGGGTGCCGCCGTAGCCGCAGCCCGGATAGATGTATTTGGGCCCGATGCGGCTGTCGGTGCCCACGCCGGTGCGCACCACATTGGCATCGGCGCCCACGATCTCGCACAGGTTGGCAATCTCGTTCATGAGGCTGATGCGTGCTGCCAGCATCGATGTGGCGGCATATTTTATCATCTCGGCTGTGCGGGTGTCGGTGAAGATCACGCGGTTGTTGTGCAGCAATATGGGCCGGTAGAGCCTGGTGAGCACTTCGCGGGCCTTCTCGGTCTCGACGCCTATGATGATGCGGTCGGGGTGCATGAAGTTTTTGATGGCATTGCCCTCGGTCAGGAAGTCGGGGTTGGCAGCCACGTCAAATTGCACGTCGCCCTTGACGCCGCGTGCTTGCAATTCCTCGTCGATGATGTCTTTGAGCTGCTGCGAGGTGCCCACGGGCGCGGTGGTCTTGAGCACGAGCACCGAGTAGTTGTTCAAGTGGCGGGCAAAGGTGCGGGCAATGTCGATCACAGGCTTGAGGTTGGTGCTGCCGTCGCGGTCGAGCTTGGGGTCGATGGCGCAAAACACCACATCGGCATTGTCGAAGGCCCCCTCGTAGTCAGCTTGAAAGGTGAGGCGATTGGCGTTGACGTTGCGTGTGACCATGGCCTCGAGGCCTGGCTCATAGATGGGAATGTCGCCATACACGAGACGGTTGATTTTCTGGCCGTCGGGGTCGACGCATTTCACGTTCACGCCCAACTCGGCAAAGCAAGTCCCGGTCACAAGACCTGAATAACCTGTTCCAACTATTGTAATGTTCATGATTAAAAAACGTTTAGAGGGTTCACACTTGTTTTTCAATATAAGTATAGATTGTGCCCGCTCGCTTGGCTCAGGGGCATTCTCTATGGCAAATATACTATTTTTTCTTTTATCAGTACCAACCTTTGTGCTAAAATAACTATCTTTATCATCTAAAAACGAAATGAAACCCGAAATGAAGCATTTTTTAGCGATTGTTGCCCTTATGCTTGCCTCGACGCCCCTGGCGGCTCAGCGCTATGTGACCGACTCGGTGCGGGTCAACGGCCATTACCGTGCCTTCACGCTTTATCTGCCTGCCGGCCTGCCCGCAGGTGCGCCGCTGGTGTGGTGCATGCACGGCTACCGCAAGACTGTGGCCAAGCCCTCCTATTTCGACCTCGACGCCGTGGCCGACCGCGAGAAGTTTGCCGTGTGCTATCCTGCCGGCATCTACGACAGCAGCGGCCACTATGGCTTCAATGTGCACTATCCCAAGCAGGCCTCGCTCACCAACGATGAGGTGAGCGATCAGTGCAAGCTCGCCCGCTGGGTGCAGAAGCGCTACCGGCTGAGCACGGTCAACACCTTTGCCACGGGCATGAGCAACGGCGGCGACATGTGCTACTTGCTGGCCTACCGCGGGCAAGACGTGTTCAGCGCCCTGGCGCCCGTGTCGGGCATTACCATGGCATGGATCTACGAGGGCTACCAGGCGCCCAAGCCTGTGCCCATATACGAAATACACGGCACTGCCGACAAAACCAGCCGCTGGGACGGCGACATGGCCAACAAGGGCGGCTGGGGCGCCTATTTGCCCCTGGAGCTTTCGATGGCCTACTGGATTGCGCGCAACCGCTGCACCGTGGTCGAGAAGCCCGACACGATTGCTGGCAAGAATCCTGCCAACGGCCACTATGTGGTGCGCCACCGCTTCACCGGCGGCACGGGCGGTTGCCAGGTGTGGGTCGACGAGGTGGTGGGAGCGACACACAGCTGGCACTCCCGCGACATGGACACCGGCGAGGCCATTTGGGCCTTTTTCAAGCAGTACTTGAAGTGACTGGGTATAAAAAACATGTACGGACGTTTCACAACGTCCGTACATTATTAACCTTAAAAATCTAATCCTATGAAAAAACTTGTTGCAAAGGTAACGGACTGCTTTGAATGTTCCAAATGTATAACATGAAATATTGATAAATATGATTTTGAATTGTTAAAATGCTGATGTTTTAGGTGTTATGGACCAGTTTGTTTCGCATTTGGAAATATATTCTTT
This window contains:
- a CDS encoding alpha/beta hydrolase family esterase: MKHFLAIVALMLASTPLAAQRYVTDSVRVNGHYRAFTLYLPAGLPAGAPLVWCMHGYRKTVAKPSYFDLDAVADREKFAVCYPAGIYDSSGHYGFNVHYPKQASLTNDEVSDQCKLARWVQKRYRLSTVNTFATGMSNGGDMCYLLAYRGQDVFSALAPVSGITMAWIYEGYQAPKPVPIYEIHGTADKTSRWDGDMANKGGWGAYLPLELSMAYWIARNRCTVVEKPDTIAGKNPANGHYVVRHRFTGGTGGCQVWVDEVVGATHSWHSRDMDTGEAIWAFFKQYLK
- a CDS encoding TerB family tellurite resistance protein, coding for MDFTFNEKQAVVSVVMAMAQADGVIDRNELAYFEQLEDYLQLSVAQLHDVIATIDDDYSLLGLVTISKMTAAKKADVKQMLLHMMTSDSDLHPKELALFNFIGRVTGLDAAADSLKGGHNGKLDYDPARVLEGDKQKALTSAEKKLLGSGTKKA
- the pfkA gene encoding 6-phosphofructokinase yields the protein MAAIKTIGILTSGGDAPGMNAAIRAVTRSAIFSGFKVKGIYRGYKGLIDDEIVDFHTQNVSNIIQQGGTILKTARSKEFPTPEGHQQAYDNMKKEGIDALVVIGGDGSLTGARQFASEYDVPIIGLPGTIDNDLYGTDHTIGYDTALNTIMWCVDRIRDTATSHERLFFIEVMGRNAGFLALNGAIASGAEAAIIPEISTEVDQLAELIQNGFRKTKNSSIVLVAESPITGGAMGLAERVRKEYPQYDVRVTILGHLQRGGSPTAQDRILASRMGSAAIDALLEGQRNVMIGDANDEIVYVPFSKAIKNDKPIDRDLLNILRRLSI
- a CDS encoding UDP-glucose dehydrogenase family protein, which gives rise to MNITIVGTGYSGLVTGTCFAELGVNVKCVDPDGQKINRLVYGDIPIYEPGLEAMVTRNVNANRLTFQADYEGAFDNADVVFCAIDPKLDRDGSTNLKPVIDIARTFARHLNNYSVLVLKTTAPVGTSQQLKDIIDEELQARGVKGDVQFDVAANPDFLTEGNAIKNFMHPDRIIIGVETEKAREVLTRLYRPILLHNNRVIFTDTRTAEMIKYAATSMLAARISLMNEIANLCEIVGADANVVRTGVGTDSRIGPKYIYPGCGYGGTLFSQDIKDMINIADVNDFSMDVLRAVDEVNNCQKRILFEKLSKCFNGELEGKTVALWGLSFKPETDDMSEGPAIVTLNELTKAGCNIRVYDPVTMNIAKLRWNDIYCGEDMYDAVKGADALILHTEWRQFHIPAWDKVKQLMHNPLVIDGRNIYDARELESMGFEYHCIGR